From Leopardus geoffroyi isolate Oge1 chromosome B4, O.geoffroyi_Oge1_pat1.0, whole genome shotgun sequence, a single genomic window includes:
- the STYK1 gene encoding tyrosine-protein kinase STYK1, producing the protein MTRMLLECSLSDKLCVVREQQYEIIIIPTILVGTFLILLVVILWLFIRGQRAQQQSPGLRGIAPVPPSRGLSLEAAGHGGSVFVPLKETSVESLLQTMTHALAKLQVPREQFCDSLEQIHSGSYGAIYRTTMYTGDPAKPKSVVIKALKEPVGLYEVQDFLGRIQFYQYLGKHKNLVQLEGCCTEGLPLYMVLEDVAQGDLLSFLWTCRRDVMTMDGLLYDLTEKQVYHIGRQVLQALEFLQDKHLFHGDVAARNILIQCDLTAKLCGLGLAYEVHARGAIPATYPIPLKWLAPERLLLRPAGIRGDVWSFGILLYEMVTLGAPPYPEVPPTSILQHLQRRKIMKKPSSCTHTMYNLMKSCWRWSEESRPSLKELHSRLETAARSANDKAVLQVPELVVPELYAAVAGISLESLSYSYSIL; encoded by the exons ATGACACGAATGCTATTGGAATGCAGTCTCAGTGACAAGCTGTGTG TTGTCCGGGAGCAGCAGTATGAGATCATCATCATCCCAACCATTCTGGTGGGCACTTTCCTCATCCTTCTTGTGGTCATCCTGTGGCTTTTTATCAGAGGGCAAAGAGCTCAACAACAGTCTCCTGGACTCCGAG GCATTGCCCCTGTGCCTCCATCTAGGGGCTTAAGCTTGGAGGCAGCAGGTCATGGAGGAAGCGTGTTTGTGCCACTTAAAGAGACATCGGTGGAAAGCCTCCTACAAACCATGACTCATGCTCTGGCTAAGCTGCAAGTGCCCCGGGAGCAATTCTGTGATTCTCTGGAGCAGATCCACAGTGGTAGTTATGGAGCCATCTATCGAACCACGATGTACACTGGGGACCCTGCTAAGCCAAAGAGTGTTGTCATCAAGGCTTTGAAAG AACCAGTTGGGCTCTATGAGGTGCAGGATTTCTTAGGGCGAATCCAATTCTATCAGTACTTGGGGAAGCACAAGAACCTGGTACAGCTGGAAGGCTGCTGCACAGAAGGGCTGCCGCTCTATATGGTGTTGGAGGATGTGGCCCAAGGAGACCTGCTCAGCTTTCTCTGGACCTGCCGGCGG GATGTGATGACCATGGATGGCCTTCTCTATGATCTCACAGAAAAACAAGTATATCACATCGGAAGGCAGGTCCTCCAGGCTTTG GAATTTCTCCAGGATAAGCATCTGTTCCATGGGGATGTGGCAGCCAGGAATATCCTGATCCAATGTGATCTTACTGCTAAGCTCTGTGGATTGGGCCTGGCTTATGAAGTCCATGCCCGAGGGGCCATCCCAGCTACTTACCCCATACCTCTCAAGTGGCTCGCCCCAGAACGGCTTCTGCTGAGACCAGCTGGCATCAGAGGAGATGT CTGGTCCTTTGGGATCCTGCTTTATGAGATGGTGACTCTAG GGGCACCGCCATATCCTGAAGTTCCTCCAACCAGCATCCTGCAGCATctccaaagaaggaaaattatgaaGAAACCAAGTAGTTGCACGCATACCAT GTACAATCTTATGAAGTCTTGCTGGCGCTGGAGTGAGGAGAGCCGCCCTTCACTCAAAGAGCTACACTCACGCCTCGAAACTGCCGCTCGATCTGCCAATGACAAGGCTGTGTTGCAAGTGCCTGAGCTGGTGGTGCCTGAGCTGTATGCAGCTGTCGCAGGTATCAGCCTGGAGAGCCTCTCGTACAGCTACAGCATCCTTTGA